In Runella sp. SP2, the genomic window AGCAGATAAATAAAGTAAACCAGTGATGGAAAATGCCACCTTAATGGACGAATACGGCTATGTCTCAGACGGCAAGGTATTCTTAAAAGGGTATTTAGGGAACCCAGACCGCCAAATTGGCGAAGTAAAACGCACCGAACAAGAAGCCATTGATTATTTTAAAAATCGCTTCAATATTGCTTCGAGTAAGGTGGAACAGTTAGAAAGTGACGTCGAAGAAGCCCAAAACAAAGGCTCTTACCTGACAAAATTGGTGCAGCTACGCAAAAAACTGCTCAGTTTTGACGGACTCGGTGATTTTGTCCCGCTCTTAGAACGGCTCGACAAATTGGAAGTGGTGCTTGAAGACTTGATTAAAGTCAACCAAGAAAAAAACCTGGAAATCAAGCGCGCTTTGTTGGATGAAACGCGGGCTGTACAAGTCGAAAACGACGATTGGCAAGCAGCAACGGATATGTTGCAAGAAATTAAGTCGAAATGGATTCGTACTGGCCCTGTTGACAAAGAATACCAAGAGGAAGTTGAAGGTACATTCCAGTTGCTGTTGGATACATTTTTCCAGCAACGCCGTGATTTCTTCTCGGAACTAAACCGAGTAATTGCTGACCGTATTGAGCGCTATACGGAGCTTATTGCCAAGTCAGATTCGCTCATGCGTATGTATGATCTTGACGAAGCAAGCCGCATTTTGCGCCAAGTAAGGGCAGAATGGAAAGAAGTGGGAGAAATTCCAGTGAAGCGCTCGGCCAAATTGTACAAGCAATTTAAGCGCTCAAACCAACGGATTATGGACAAAATCAACCGTATCCGTGGCATTGTGACGCAGCCGCAAGAACACCCAATGGTGACCAAGCAACGTGAAATGTGTCGCGAAGCGGAGCAACTCGCCCGTTCGAGTGACATCATTCAGGCGTCTGAGCGTGCAAAAGCGCTATTGAATCAATGGAAAGAAATACGCCTTCCACCCCGAGTGGGAGATAAAAATATTGCAGAGCGTTTCCGTTCGGCTTGCGATAAGATTTTTGAGTTGAGTTATTTGGCCCGAGTTATCTCACGTAAATATCCTGCGTTTGAAATTCGTACGCCACAAGACCAGCTTAACATCAAAATTCGTGAGATGGAATGGCTCATCAAGCGTGAGAAAGCAGATTTGGAGGTGACCATTGCCAATGCGCAAAATATGCCGCCTGATCCTGAAGCTGAACGCCAAGTGATGGGTAAAATCAACATTCAGCGCCGTAAAATCACGATGAAGGAGAAGATTTTAGAGGAATACAAAGTAGCGCTTACGCGAATCTAAATTTGGCCTTCTTTGGAAGCTATTTAAGCAAACATCCCGAAAGTTTTGAACTTTCGGGATGTTTCATTTTAGACAGTTTATATGAAATCCTTACTGTATTGAAGAAAAGAATTGGTAGGAGCCAAGTAGGAAATCTTGAACCGCAGTAGCGTGGTTTTTACCTTTGAGGGTAATCAGTTCTACATTGGTTGCGCCTCTTGCTTTCATGGCGTTGAAGGCGTTTTGTGAATTGAAGTAAAAGACCAAATCGTCGGCGTCACCGTGGTACAAACGCATGGGTGTTTTGGGCTTCCAATCATACACGTCGTTGTCTTTTACTGCATTGGTGAAGCCTGTATCCGTTCCGTCGGTGAGCCCTTTGACAAACGCATCGGTAAAAATGGTATTAAAGCTCACGTTGATATTGGCATTCTCTTTAGACGACTGAATCTGGGCTGCCCAAGGATCTTTGAAGTACTGAGTCGCGGGGCGATTGAGGCCATAAATACGGTCGTAGGTGAGTAAGGTCCACAAATAAAGTTGATTGTATCCGACTACTCCCGTGGTTTTATTGGTGGTAACGTACTTCATGAACGCTGTTTTATCGTACGCACCCGCCCCGCAGCTCGATGCTTTTAGGTTAAATTCGGTACTGGCTTCTTCTTCGATTTTCTTTTGAAGCGACATGGTTGCAAAACCACCTGCCGAATAGC contains:
- a CDS encoding DUF349 domain-containing protein — encoded protein: MENATLMDEYGYVSDGKVFLKGYLGNPDRQIGEVKRTEQEAIDYFKNRFNIASSKVEQLESDVEEAQNKGSYLTKLVQLRKKLLSFDGLGDFVPLLERLDKLEVVLEDLIKVNQEKNLEIKRALLDETRAVQVENDDWQAATDMLQEIKSKWIRTGPVDKEYQEEVEGTFQLLLDTFFQQRRDFFSELNRVIADRIERYTELIAKSDSLMRMYDLDEASRILRQVRAEWKEVGEIPVKRSAKLYKQFKRSNQRIMDKINRIRGIVTQPQEHPMVTKQREMCREAEQLARSSDIIQASERAKALLNQWKEIRLPPRVGDKNIAERFRSACDKIFELSYLARVISRKYPAFEIRTPQDQLNIKIREMEWLIKREKADLEVTIANAQNMPPDPEAERQVMGKINIQRRKITMKEKILEEYKVALTRI
- a CDS encoding S9 family peptidase, with amino-acid sequence MKHIKHSFYLWLLALVVIVSGCSKNSDPTPSNQYLVSSTLVGEFTKDQLVQRIAAGDPAFAQIAPFLQYGIKVYKIVYKTKNTDGTEIQASGALIYPAAKTTSSALISVQHGTIRSDQEAPSYFAANSEASLAGSLFASLGYIIAYPDYIGYGSSNTVPHPYEHRASLASACLDMIRASKEFINQEKIQWDERLYIAGYSAGGFATMSLQKKIEEEASTEFNLKASSCGAGAYDKTAFMKYVTTNKTTGVVGYNQLYLWTLLTYDRIYGLNRPATQYFKDPWAAQIQSSKENANINVSFNTIFTDAFVKGLTDGTDTGFTNAVKDNDVYDWKPKTPMRLYHGDADDLVFYFNSQNAFNAMKARGATNVELITLKGKNHATAVQDFLLGSYQFFSSIQ